A window of the Dyadobacter pollutisoli genome harbors these coding sequences:
- the yidC gene encoding membrane protein insertase YidC translates to MDKNFIIGLVLIMLMLIGYQILVPKPEEPTPVAQVKQDTSRASVSSSIAPDSTQLPSQSSDSAVAQVAPKELVIETKDTRVVFTNKGGVMKEVMLKNYKTYDQKPLYLIAENHNNFRINFPTPTGDVKLTDLFFSTDAENQVLGEKDSVIVTYKVNLKNNQTVEQTYVVRGTGYVIDYGIKSNGLGLGDKSVEFDWSNDLLQLENDMKKNREVVTINYYTDDLQSLATSPTANEEAKTADPVKWFTIKHKYFLAGLIAEKHPFGNVTLRADVNPNDSTIVKTMHVSAGIPMSAIQKGEANYQFFLGPNDYHLVDKVKAENFDQNVYLGYAFLKPINKFFLVPLFNFLEKFVSNYGLLIVLLVLFVKTLLTPLTYKSYISMAKMKLLAPELEQIRSQNPDDMAKQQQDQMKLYQQVGVSPLSGCIPVLATMPILFSLFFLFPNLIELRQQSFLWASDLSTYDSFIKLPFTVPFGVGNHISLFTVLMTASSIGYAYYNNQVTPTQPGPVNMKMLGYIMPLMFMFVLNSFPAGLTFYYFVSNVVTIAQQLLIKRFVNEDKIRNILEENRKKNANGEKKQTKFQKYLEKSLQAAEEAKKKQADLEKRSKKK, encoded by the coding sequence ATGGATAAAAATTTTATAATCGGCTTAGTACTTATTATGCTAATGCTGATAGGCTACCAGATCCTGGTTCCGAAACCTGAGGAACCAACCCCTGTAGCGCAAGTAAAACAAGATACTTCAAGAGCATCTGTTTCTTCATCAATAGCTCCGGATTCTACTCAATTACCCTCTCAATCAAGTGATTCTGCTGTTGCACAAGTAGCTCCGAAAGAGCTGGTTATAGAGACGAAAGATACCAGGGTGGTGTTCACCAACAAAGGTGGTGTGATGAAAGAGGTAATGTTGAAAAACTACAAAACCTACGATCAGAAACCACTTTACCTGATCGCTGAAAATCACAATAACTTCCGCATCAATTTCCCTACGCCAACTGGTGATGTAAAGTTGACAGACCTGTTCTTCTCGACCGACGCTGAAAATCAGGTGTTGGGTGAAAAAGATTCAGTGATCGTTACTTATAAAGTAAACCTGAAAAACAATCAGACCGTTGAACAAACCTACGTGGTTCGCGGAACGGGTTATGTGATTGATTATGGTATCAAATCCAATGGGTTGGGATTGGGAGACAAGTCTGTTGAATTCGATTGGAGCAATGATTTGCTTCAACTGGAAAACGATATGAAGAAAAACCGTGAGGTGGTAACCATTAACTATTACACGGACGATCTGCAAAGCCTGGCCACAAGCCCTACTGCCAATGAAGAGGCTAAGACAGCCGATCCTGTGAAGTGGTTCACGATCAAGCATAAGTACTTCCTGGCCGGACTAATCGCTGAAAAGCATCCATTCGGAAATGTGACATTGAGAGCTGATGTTAATCCAAATGATTCGACAATTGTAAAAACAATGCACGTTTCTGCAGGTATCCCAATGTCGGCCATTCAAAAAGGGGAGGCGAACTATCAGTTCTTCCTGGGACCTAACGACTACCATTTGGTGGACAAGGTAAAGGCAGAGAATTTTGATCAGAATGTTTACCTGGGATATGCGTTTTTGAAGCCTATCAACAAGTTCTTCCTGGTCCCTCTTTTCAATTTCCTTGAAAAATTTGTGAGCAACTACGGTTTGCTAATCGTATTGCTGGTATTGTTCGTGAAAACCCTTTTGACCCCGCTGACGTATAAATCGTACATCAGTATGGCCAAAATGAAGTTGCTGGCTCCTGAACTGGAACAGATCCGCAGCCAGAACCCGGACGATATGGCGAAGCAGCAGCAAGATCAGATGAAGCTGTATCAGCAGGTAGGAGTAAGCCCGCTTAGTGGCTGTATTCCGGTGCTTGCCACGATGCCGATCCTGTTCTCGCTCTTTTTCCTCTTTCCAAACCTGATAGAGCTGCGGCAGCAATCTTTCCTCTGGGCAAGTGACCTTTCGACTTACGATTCATTTATAAAGCTTCCGTTTACAGTTCCTTTCGGAGTAGGAAACCACATCAGCTTGTTCACCGTCCTGATGACAGCTTCCAGCATTGGTTACGCATATTATAACAACCAGGTAACACCTACTCAGCCGGGGCCGGTGAACATGAAAATGCTTGGCTACATTATGCCATTGATGTTTATGTTCGTTTTGAACTCGTTCCCTGCCGGTCTTACATTCTACTATTTTGTTTCCAACGTGGTGACCATCGCGCAGCAATTGCTGATCAAACGCTTTGTGAATGAGGACAAAATCAGAAACATTCTGGAAGAAAACCGCAAAAAGAACGCGAACGGAGAAAAGAAGCAAACCAAGTTTCAGAAATATCTTGAAAAGTCGTTGCAGGCAGCGGAAGAGGCTAAAAAGAAGCAGGCTGATTTAGAGAAACGTTCTAAAAAGAAATAA
- a CDS encoding CTP synthase, producing the protein MASKARKTAKYIFVTGGVTSSLGKGIIASSLAKLLQARGLSVTIQKFDPYLNIDPGTMNPYEHGECYVTDDGAETDLDLGHYERFLNVRTSQANNVTTGRVYHNVITAERRGDFLGKTVQVVPHITDELKRNMLLLGQTGDYDIVITEIGGCVGDIESLPFLEAVRQVKFEMEEHDTLVIHLTLIPYLNSAGELKTKPTQHSVRMLQESGIQPDILVCRSEHPLPYDIRKKIALFCNVQVNSVIEAMDADTIYAVPLLMLKERLDQRALYMLDIYNDKDVDLDSWKTFLSRLKNPVDSIRIGLVGKYVELHDAYKSIIESFIHAGAANECKVNIEWIHSESLTAENAVEKLENLDGVLVAPGFGERGIEGKIAAIQYVRENNIPFFGICLGMQMAVIEYARNVIGWENAHSVEMDTNTDHPVIHLMKDQKDVSNKGGTMRLGAYPCRIKKDTLANRIYGKTNISERHRHRYEFNNKYLKDFEEKGLVATGINPDNNLVEMVELPGHPFYIGVQFHPELKSTVMNPHPLFVNFVAAALSYSLEKRSVESLNPSVH; encoded by the coding sequence ATGGCTTCCAAAGCACGAAAGACCGCGAAGTACATTTTCGTTACGGGCGGTGTTACATCTTCACTTGGCAAAGGAATTATTGCCTCATCATTAGCTAAGTTACTTCAAGCCAGAGGGCTTTCAGTCACAATTCAAAAATTCGATCCATATTTGAATATTGACCCGGGTACCATGAATCCATACGAGCACGGAGAATGCTACGTAACGGACGACGGAGCCGAAACTGACCTCGATTTAGGACATTACGAACGTTTTTTAAATGTTCGTACCTCTCAGGCCAACAACGTGACCACTGGTCGTGTATATCACAACGTAATCACAGCCGAGCGCCGTGGCGACTTTTTGGGAAAAACCGTTCAGGTTGTTCCGCACATTACCGACGAACTTAAAAGAAACATGCTGCTGCTCGGGCAAACCGGTGACTATGACATCGTGATTACTGAAATTGGCGGTTGCGTGGGGGATATTGAGTCGCTTCCTTTCCTGGAAGCGGTTCGTCAGGTGAAATTCGAAATGGAAGAACACGACACGCTTGTGATCCATTTGACATTGATCCCATATCTGAACTCTGCCGGCGAGCTTAAAACCAAGCCTACCCAGCACTCGGTAAGAATGCTGCAGGAGTCGGGAATCCAGCCGGATATCCTGGTGTGCCGCAGCGAGCATCCGCTACCTTATGACATCCGCAAGAAAATCGCATTGTTCTGTAACGTACAGGTTAATTCTGTGATCGAAGCAATGGATGCCGATACGATCTACGCAGTGCCTCTTTTAATGTTGAAGGAAAGACTGGATCAGCGTGCATTATATATGCTGGACATTTATAATGATAAAGACGTAGATCTGGATTCATGGAAGACCTTTTTGTCAAGACTGAAAAATCCTGTTGATTCGATCCGTATCGGGCTGGTGGGTAAGTATGTGGAGCTTCATGATGCTTACAAATCGATTATTGAATCGTTTATTCACGCCGGTGCTGCCAATGAATGTAAGGTTAACATTGAATGGATCCATTCTGAAAGCCTTACTGCCGAAAATGCGGTTGAAAAACTGGAAAATCTGGATGGCGTATTGGTTGCGCCAGGTTTTGGTGAAAGAGGGATTGAAGGTAAAATTGCCGCGATCCAGTACGTTCGTGAGAACAACATTCCTTTCTTCGGTATCTGTCTGGGTATGCAAATGGCGGTTATTGAGTATGCCCGCAATGTGATAGGCTGGGAAAATGCCCATTCTGTTGAAATGGATACAAATACAGACCATCCTGTGATCCACTTAATGAAGGATCAAAAGGATGTTTCCAATAAAGGTGGTACCATGCGTTTGGGAGCATATCCTTGCCGCATTAAAAAGGACACGCTTGCGAACCGGATTTATGGCAAGACCAACATCAGCGAACGTCACCGTCACCGCTATGAGTTTAACAATAAGTACCTGAAAGATTTTGAAGAAAAAGGACTGGTTGCCACGGGTATCAATCCCGACAATAATCTGGTCGAAATGGTTGAGCTTCCCGGCCATCCGTTCTATATCGGTGTACAGTTTCACCCTGAGTTGAAAAGCACAGTGATGAACCCACACCCGCTTTTTGTCAATTTTGTGGCAGCTGCTTTGTCATATTCTCTCGAAAAAAGGTCAGTAGAATCGTTAAACCCATCTGTCCACTGA
- a CDS encoding PIG-L deacetylase family protein, which produces MRKFIFIPALLLLQSLAFAQTADQTAKVPLKIIVFGAHPDDCDLGAGGVASIYSSMGHKVKFVSLTNGDAGHQDMGGGELAMRRLNETKEVAKRLGIEYDVLDNHDGELFPTLENRLAVIRKIREWNADVVIAPRTNDYHPDHRNTGVVVQDASYLVIVPNILSSVPPLVKNPVFLYFRDRFQRPNPFRPDIAIDITGAITKKVHGLDAHVSQFYEWLPWTSQDLANVPKGAEERKKWLLASTERRSSVTPEIKVTLEKWYGKEQAEKIRFVEVFEITEYGKQPSPEEVRRLFPMLPAN; this is translated from the coding sequence ATGAGGAAATTTATATTTATCCCGGCACTTTTGCTGTTACAATCTCTCGCTTTCGCGCAGACCGCCGACCAAACTGCCAAGGTCCCATTAAAAATTATCGTCTTCGGTGCGCATCCTGACGACTGTGATCTTGGAGCGGGAGGCGTGGCTTCCATTTATTCGTCGATGGGACATAAGGTAAAATTTGTTTCGCTGACCAATGGTGACGCAGGGCACCAGGACATGGGTGGCGGCGAACTTGCCATGCGCAGGCTCAATGAAACCAAAGAAGTTGCCAAGCGGCTGGGTATCGAATATGACGTACTGGATAACCACGATGGCGAGCTATTTCCCACGCTTGAAAACAGGCTGGCGGTGATCCGGAAAATCCGGGAATGGAATGCCGACGTTGTCATTGCGCCAAGAACAAATGATTATCACCCCGATCACCGCAATACAGGCGTGGTGGTACAGGATGCGTCGTACCTGGTTATCGTACCCAACATACTTAGCAGTGTGCCTCCATTGGTTAAAAATCCTGTTTTTCTCTACTTCCGCGACAGGTTTCAAAGACCTAATCCGTTCCGCCCGGACATAGCCATCGATATCACCGGCGCAATTACTAAAAAAGTACACGGATTGGACGCACATGTTTCCCAATTTTACGAGTGGCTTCCCTGGACAAGTCAGGATCTTGCTAACGTGCCAAAGGGTGCTGAAGAAAGAAAAAAATGGTTACTCGCATCGACAGAAAGACGCTCTTCCGTGACACCGGAAATTAAGGTTACATTGGAGAAATGGTACGGAAAAGAGCAGGCTGAAAAGATCCGTTTCGTTGAAGTTTTTGAGATCACAGAGTACGGCAAACAGCCGTCACCGGAGGAGGTTCGGCGTCTTTTTCCAATGCTGCCAGCCAATTGA
- the nspC gene encoding carboxynorspermidine decarboxylase has translation MPIDYSQIPSPCFVLEEELLRKNLRLIDSVQNAAGCKIILALKGFSMYSAFPIVREYLSGATASSLNEVKLINDYMGYQSHTYMPAYLDQEFGEIMERSSHITFNSLSQWERFKDRVEAFKASNPSHELSCGIRVNPQYSEVATDMYNPCVPGSRLGVTRDKLPDVLPEGIDGIHFHTLCENGSDTLERTLAALESRFGDLLHQAKWLNMGGGHLMTREGYDLDKLILLVSTIREKYNLDVILEPGSAIAWRTGELVTTVLDVMDSQGIDVAILDTSFAAHMPDTLEMPYKPVIKGAYHEALTGKPTYRMGGMTCLAGDFIGDYSFDQPLQIGDKIIFEDMIHYTMVKTTTFNGVNLPSIGIWEKSQEFKLVRSYGYESFKDRLS, from the coding sequence ATGCCCATCGATTACAGTCAAATACCATCACCTTGTTTTGTTTTGGAAGAAGAATTGCTCCGCAAAAACCTTCGCCTGATCGATTCTGTGCAAAATGCAGCAGGTTGTAAGATCATTCTCGCACTGAAAGGTTTCTCCATGTACAGCGCTTTTCCTATTGTAAGGGAATACCTGAGCGGGGCTACGGCGAGCTCTCTAAACGAGGTAAAGCTGATCAATGATTACATGGGTTACCAGTCGCATACCTATATGCCTGCTTATCTGGATCAGGAATTTGGCGAGATCATGGAGCGCAGCAGCCACATTACTTTTAATTCACTAAGTCAATGGGAGCGGTTCAAGGATAGGGTAGAGGCTTTCAAGGCGAGCAATCCTTCACATGAGCTTTCGTGCGGGATCAGGGTTAATCCGCAGTACTCGGAAGTGGCTACGGATATGTACAATCCCTGCGTGCCGGGGTCGAGGCTGGGCGTGACGCGCGACAAGTTGCCGGATGTACTTCCCGAGGGCATCGACGGAATTCACTTTCATACATTATGCGAGAATGGCTCCGATACTTTGGAGCGGACACTGGCAGCGTTGGAATCCCGCTTTGGAGACCTGCTGCATCAAGCCAAATGGTTGAACATGGGCGGTGGACACTTGATGACCCGTGAAGGATACGATCTTGATAAACTAATATTATTAGTTAGTACTATCAGGGAGAAATATAATCTGGATGTGATACTCGAACCAGGCTCAGCTATCGCATGGAGAACGGGAGAATTGGTAACGACTGTGCTGGACGTAATGGATAGTCAGGGTATAGACGTAGCGATACTGGATACCTCATTTGCAGCCCATATGCCAGACACTCTGGAGATGCCTTATAAGCCTGTAATTAAAGGTGCGTACCATGAAGCATTAACTGGCAAACCTACTTACAGAATGGGCGGAATGACCTGTCTGGCAGGAGATTTCATCGGAGATTATTCATTTGATCAACCATTGCAAATCGGGGATAAAATTATATTTGAGGACATGATCCATTACACCATGGTGAAGACCACAACATTTAACGGTGTTAACTTGCCTTCCATCGGAATCTGGGAAAAGAGCCAGGAATTTAAACTGGTACGTTCTTACGGATACGAAAGTTTCAAGGACAGGTTATCGTAG
- a CDS encoding 3'-5' exonuclease, whose amino-acid sequence MSFLVLDIEMTGPEPGWNEIIQIGAELFDDQWKSLGTYLQNVYPENEEAFSVKSEEVHGLSMADLEDAPMIYDVLPEFEKWIKKFNAGKPNFSNVIICGQSVINDINFLRYAYRNEKMKWSFSNKMIDLHTVSYLFFQILEKNGKSVPRSLSLGSVASYFGFEREEETHNALEDARLTAKCFKEFFKLIDQVKLV is encoded by the coding sequence ATGTCCTTCCTCGTACTAGATATTGAAATGACAGGCCCCGAGCCGGGCTGGAACGAGATCATTCAGATCGGCGCGGAGCTTTTTGACGATCAGTGGAAATCGCTCGGGACCTACCTGCAAAATGTGTATCCGGAGAATGAAGAGGCTTTTTCGGTCAAATCCGAAGAGGTACACGGCCTTTCCATGGCCGACCTGGAAGACGCGCCGATGATATATGATGTCCTTCCGGAATTTGAAAAGTGGATCAAAAAATTCAATGCTGGCAAGCCCAATTTTTCCAATGTTATCATTTGCGGCCAGAGCGTGATCAATGACATCAATTTTCTTCGCTACGCCTATCGGAACGAGAAAATGAAATGGTCGTTCTCCAACAAAATGATCGACCTGCACACTGTCTCGTACCTCTTTTTTCAGATCCTCGAAAAGAATGGCAAATCAGTCCCCCGCTCATTGAGCCTGGGCTCTGTCGCCAGCTACTTCGGTTTCGAACGCGAAGAGGAAACGCACAATGCACTGGAAGACGCCCGACTGACAGCGAAATGCTTCAAAGAATTTTTCAAGCTCATTGACCAGGTAAAACTTGTATGA